Within Candidatus Francisella endociliophora, the genomic segment CAGGTCGTCGTAAAAGTTCTGTAGCTCGTGTGTTTATGAAAAAAGGTACTGGTCAATTTATCGTTAATGGTCTTCCATTAGAACAATACCTATGTCGCGAAACAGATTGCATGGTTGTAAAACAACCTTTAGAACTAACTAATAATACTGAAAACTTTGACTTCAAAGTAACTGTAAAAGGTGGTGGAACTACTGGTCAAGCAGGTGCTATCCGTCTTGGTGTTACTAGAGCTCTTATTGAGTTTGATGAAGATCTTAAATCAGCGCTTCGTGAAGCAGGATTTGTTACTCGTGATCCACGTAAAGTTGAGCGTAAGAAATTTGGTCTTAGAAAAGCTCGTAGAAGAAGACAATTCTCTAAGCGTTAATATATCTTTTTATATTATTTCTATTATTCTTTTTATTTCATTATTACTAGGAGGATAAAACCTTGGTTTTATATACAAAAAAGGATGATGTCTATAGTGATATAGCTCGTATGATTCTTCTTATCAAAGGAGCTAACGCAAAATTTATAGATGTTTCTGAAGATGAAAGTGCAAAGCATATAGAAGAGCTTAATATTATTACACCGAATGGTAATATACCAACTCTAAGCACGGATGAGTTTGCTGTATATAGGCTTGGTGTTATTATAGAAGCTATCGAAGATTTATACCCTTTTCCTCCGATGTTCCCTGTTTTTCCTAAACAACGTGCTAATGCTAGAATTTTGCTAGAGTACGTGAATAAAACATACCTACAGAATATTATCAAACTTCAAGATGGTAATATTGACGAGAAAGAGGCTGAACAAATCAAAATGATGATGCAAAAAGACATAATCAGCACATATAGAACTATAGTTAGTGAAAGAGAAATTAATGCAGAAAGCAATCCAGATGCTCAAAATATTAATGTATTAACTCTTATAATAACTTTTGTTTTTTATTATTTCATTAAACTAAA encodes:
- the rpsI gene encoding 30S ribosomal protein S9, which gives rise to MSEYNYGTGRRKSSVARVFMKKGTGQFIVNGLPLEQYLCRETDCMVVKQPLELTNNTENFDFKVTVKGGGTTGQAGAIRLGVTRALIEFDEDLKSALREAGFVTRDPRKVERKKFGLRKARRRRQFSKR
- the mglA gene encoding transcriptional regulator MglA, with the protein product MVLYTKKDDVYSDIARMILLIKGANAKFIDVSEDESAKHIEELNIITPNGNIPTLSTDEFAVYRLGVIIEAIEDLYPFPPMFPVFPKQRANARILLEYVNKTYLQNIIKLQDGNIDEKEAEQIKMMMQKDIISTYRTIVSEREINAESNPDAQNINVLTLIITFVFYYFIKLKISIPTKDKNVIAEIKELLSEPNFIRTIKGEGA